Proteins encoded by one window of Mycolicibacterium sp. ND9-15:
- a CDS encoding glycerophosphodiester phosphodiesterase, with amino-acid sequence MTGDAEAGHPFVVAHRGASAHRPEHTLGAYELALQEGADAVECDVRLTRDGHLVCVHDRKVDRTSNGTGLVSEMTLAQLRELDYGAWHPSRNDAARQGDTGLLTLDDLITLVLDWNRPVKLFIETKHPVRFGALVESKVLAVLHRFGIAAPASADLSRAVVMSFSAAAVWRVRRAAPMLPTVLLGETSRYLGGSAATTVGATAVGPSIATLREHPELVDRAAAQGRAMYCWTVDHFEDVQYCRDLGVAWVGTNHPGRTKDWLQNGLAGAGRD; translated from the coding sequence ATGACTGGCGATGCCGAAGCCGGCCATCCGTTCGTGGTGGCGCACCGCGGCGCGTCGGCTCACCGTCCAGAGCACACGCTCGGGGCGTACGAGTTGGCGCTGCAGGAGGGTGCCGACGCTGTCGAATGTGACGTGCGGCTGACCCGCGACGGCCATCTGGTGTGTGTGCACGACCGCAAGGTCGACCGCACGTCGAACGGAACGGGACTCGTCAGTGAGATGACGCTTGCGCAACTCCGCGAGCTGGACTACGGCGCGTGGCACCCGAGCCGGAACGACGCTGCCAGACAAGGCGATACGGGCCTGCTGACCCTCGATGACCTGATCACGCTCGTGCTGGACTGGAATCGTCCGGTCAAACTGTTCATCGAGACCAAGCACCCAGTCCGGTTCGGTGCGCTGGTGGAGAGCAAGGTGCTGGCCGTGCTGCACCGGTTCGGGATCGCCGCACCCGCATCGGCGGACCTGTCGCGCGCGGTGGTGATGTCGTTCTCGGCGGCCGCAGTGTGGCGAGTCCGGCGTGCGGCCCCGATGTTGCCGACGGTGCTGCTCGGCGAGACGTCGCGGTACCTGGGCGGCAGCGCGGCCACGACCGTCGGGGCCACCGCGGTCGGGCCGTCGATCGCGACGCTGCGCGAACATCCCGAGTTGGTGGACCGCGCGGCCGCTCAAGGCCGCGCGATGTACTGCTGGACCGTCGATCACTTCGAGGACGTGCAGTACTGCCGCGATCTCGGTGTGGCGTGGGTCGGGACCAACCACCCAGGCCGCACCAAGGACTGGCTGCAGAACGGGTTGGCCGGCGCCGGGCGCGACTAG